The Sphingomicrobium sp. genome has a window encoding:
- a CDS encoding translocation/assembly module TamB domain-containing protein translates to MTEVAVEERQDSAVREKVVLRRDWPTRLLNELFALFVGLLFAVAAIIVLLDTAPGHRFVADRIAGLETASGLKFHIGRIDGSIFGKAHLRNVRVADQQGVFLTSPDIVLDWTPAAWLGNKLSVDELTAERVTLIRLPKTKPSTSKGPILPGFDIHIGELRIDRLEIRPQVSGRARSGRLWGKADIRSGRALVELNALIDGGGDRIAFRLDSEPDHNKFDVAARVVAPADGLLPALVGVKRAINVDVDGAGSWSRWRGQASLDLSGRPTARLAIGVDQGRYRLQGRLAPAQFLRGKLQRLTSPAINVRGDARFVNRILDGQLTAASPQLRAVARGAVDLANNRYRGVRLGVDLLRPPALFPNMTGRNVRMLWTLDGAFGSAEYSYRLTSEYVRFDDTGFTGLRAEGRGRLSAWPMRVPLRLSAKAITGVGDVAGAMLANPRIEGWLDITPKLVRGSNLRLTSAKWTGKLSVLLDLATGRFEVLLSGAMQRYLIPGLGVVDVMTDLRVEPGPGGKGSHVVGTAKAWVRRLDNSFFRELTGGLPSLTTNLERGNDGSVRFTNLQLYSPKLRLSGSGQRLRDGSFHIVASGRQARYGPLRLTLDGDIERPRLDIFLDRPNESLGIRGMRLLLNPVPAGFDYRASGGSKLGPFTSSGQILLAPNRPTVIAVDSLEAGGARASGRLRSDPGGFTGRLTLAGALAGTLDFSPISGAQRIDAHLTANNARFPDAFAVRSGRIDGAILLAEGRTTLDGVADVRGVEVSGLTLARLTANARLVNGAGQVRAAFAGRRGAAFAFSTLAEVSPDTIRLTGSGRIERQPLVLRQAAVLTRAGDGWALAPTSLAFGGGSATVSGRSGSAPEVHAQVASMPLEVLDLFWPGLDLTGSASGRVDYAWKSNRSGRLDLKVRGLSRAGLVVASKPIDVAVAALVTGNQAGLRAVAASDGKIVGRAQARFAPLGGGALVAELMNAPLFAQLRYSGPADTLWRLTGSEVIDMSGPLAVAADVGGRMADPVIRGSLRTQNARLESQVTGMVVDQLAASARFSGPQLIFSQIAGRTSGGGSVSGSGSVTFAQGQALMNLAFRAEDALLLNRDDVAARVTGPLRLRSDANGGIISGDFRLNKGRFQLGRASAAAAVPRLNVRETGLDEDEVIERAAVHRWRLDLDVAGSNLAVTGLGIDSRWTTDLKIGGFADAPRFTGRADLVQGNYDFAGRIFRLDRGVIRFQGESPPNPLLDIHAEAAVQGLDANVIVQGTGLKPEITFTSSPALPQDELLSRLLFGTSITNLSAPEALQLASAVAALQSGSGSLDPINALRRAVGLDRLRIVSADVATGQKTSIAAGKYITRRLFVEVVTDGQGYSATQAEYQITRWISLLATLSTIGRSSTSVRFSKDY, encoded by the coding sequence ATGACCGAAGTCGCCGTTGAGGAACGGCAGGACAGCGCAGTTCGCGAGAAAGTCGTTCTTCGCCGCGACTGGCCGACCCGCCTCCTCAACGAGCTGTTCGCTCTCTTTGTCGGCCTGCTTTTCGCGGTCGCCGCGATCATCGTGCTCCTCGACACCGCGCCCGGCCATCGCTTCGTCGCCGACCGCATCGCCGGCCTCGAGACCGCGTCGGGGTTGAAGTTTCACATCGGCCGCATCGACGGTTCGATCTTCGGCAAGGCGCACCTGCGCAACGTCCGCGTCGCCGACCAGCAGGGCGTGTTCCTGACCTCGCCCGACATTGTCCTCGACTGGACCCCGGCCGCCTGGCTCGGCAACAAGCTGTCGGTCGATGAGCTCACTGCCGAGCGCGTCACGCTCATCCGGTTGCCCAAGACGAAGCCGAGCACGAGCAAGGGCCCAATCCTACCTGGCTTCGACATCCATATCGGCGAGCTTCGCATCGATCGCCTCGAGATCCGGCCGCAGGTCAGCGGCAGGGCGCGAAGCGGGCGGCTTTGGGGCAAGGCCGACATCCGCTCCGGCCGCGCATTGGTCGAGCTCAACGCGCTGATCGACGGTGGCGGCGACCGCATCGCCTTCCGTCTCGATTCCGAGCCGGATCACAACAAGTTTGACGTTGCGGCGCGCGTCGTCGCGCCCGCGGATGGGCTTCTTCCGGCGCTCGTCGGCGTAAAGCGCGCCATCAACGTCGACGTGGATGGGGCGGGCAGTTGGTCGCGCTGGCGCGGGCAGGCGTCGCTCGACCTTTCCGGCCGCCCGACGGCTCGGCTCGCGATCGGCGTCGATCAGGGGCGCTACCGGCTTCAGGGCCGCCTCGCGCCGGCGCAGTTCCTGCGCGGAAAGCTTCAGCGCCTGACCAGCCCGGCCATCAATGTTCGCGGCGACGCGCGCTTCGTAAACCGGATCCTCGATGGCCAGCTCACGGCCGCCTCGCCGCAGCTCCGCGCGGTAGCGAGGGGCGCCGTCGACCTCGCCAACAACCGGTACCGGGGCGTGCGGCTCGGCGTCGACCTGCTCCGCCCGCCCGCGCTGTTCCCGAACATGACGGGCAGGAACGTGCGTATGCTTTGGACGCTGGACGGCGCCTTCGGCAGCGCGGAATACTCGTACCGCCTGACATCCGAATATGTGAGGTTCGACGACACCGGTTTCACTGGCTTGCGCGCGGAGGGGCGGGGCCGTCTCAGCGCCTGGCCGATGCGCGTTCCGCTGCGGCTCTCGGCGAAGGCGATCACCGGCGTGGGCGATGTCGCCGGCGCGATGCTCGCGAACCCCAGGATCGAAGGCTGGCTCGACATCACGCCGAAGCTCGTGCGCGGCTCGAACCTCCGCCTCACCAGCGCCAAGTGGACGGGCAAGCTCTCGGTCTTGCTGGATCTCGCCACCGGGCGCTTCGAAGTCCTGCTTTCGGGCGCCATGCAGCGCTACCTCATTCCCGGTCTCGGCGTGGTCGATGTGATGACCGACCTGCGCGTGGAGCCTGGCCCGGGGGGCAAGGGCAGCCATGTGGTCGGCACGGCCAAGGCATGGGTCCGCCGCCTCGACAACAGCTTCTTTCGGGAGCTGACCGGCGGCCTGCCTTCGCTCACCACGAACCTTGAGCGCGGCAATGACGGCAGCGTGCGCTTCACCAACCTGCAGCTCTATTCGCCCAAGCTCAGGCTTTCGGGCTCCGGCCAACGGCTGCGCGACGGCAGCTTCCACATCGTGGCGAGCGGCCGGCAGGCTCGATACGGTCCGCTGCGGCTGACGCTCGATGGGGACATTGAGCGGCCCCGGCTCGACATCTTCCTTGATCGGCCGAACGAGTCGCTCGGCATCCGAGGCATGCGGCTGCTCCTGAACCCGGTCCCTGCCGGCTTCGATTATCGCGCCAGCGGCGGGTCCAAGCTCGGCCCGTTCACCAGCAGTGGGCAGATCCTGCTCGCACCGAACAGGCCCACCGTAATTGCGGTGGACAGCCTCGAGGCCGGCGGTGCCCGGGCAAGCGGCCGCCTTCGTTCCGACCCGGGGGGCTTCACCGGGCGCCTGACCCTGGCCGGCGCGCTCGCAGGGACGCTCGACTTCTCGCCGATTTCGGGCGCTCAGCGGATCGACGCGCACCTGACAGCGAACAATGCCCGCTTCCCTGACGCCTTCGCGGTGCGCAGCGGCCGCATCGACGGTGCCATTCTCCTCGCCGAAGGGCGCACGACACTAGACGGCGTCGCCGATGTCCGCGGCGTGGAGGTAAGCGGCCTCACGCTCGCCCGGCTCACGGCCAATGCCAGGCTGGTCAACGGCGCAGGCCAGGTCCGCGCCGCCTTCGCGGGCCGACGCGGCGCTGCTTTTGCTTTTTCGACGCTCGCCGAAGTCTCGCCCGACACGATCCGGCTGACCGGTAGCGGGCGCATCGAGCGGCAGCCGCTGGTGCTGAGACAGGCGGCGGTCCTGACCCGAGCCGGCGATGGTTGGGCGCTCGCGCCGACCAGCCTGGCGTTCGGCGGCGGCAGCGCGACCGTCTCTGGCCGCAGCGGCTCGGCGCCCGAGGTCCACGCCCAGGTGGCCAGCATGCCGCTCGAAGTGCTCGACCTGTTCTGGCCTGGGCTCGACCTCACCGGCTCCGCCAGCGGCCGTGTTGATTATGCATGGAAGTCGAACCGCAGCGGCCGTCTCGACCTGAAGGTCCGGGGCCTGAGCCGCGCGGGGCTGGTGGTCGCGTCCAAGCCGATCGATGTCGCCGTCGCTGCATTGGTCACCGGCAACCAGGCCGGCCTGCGCGCCGTCGCAGCGAGCGACGGGAAGATCGTTGGCCGGGCTCAGGCCCGCTTCGCGCCGCTCGGCGGCGGCGCTCTGGTTGCCGAGCTGATGAACGCACCCCTGTTCGCCCAGCTTCGCTATTCCGGCCCGGCGGACACCTTGTGGCGGCTGACGGGCAGCGAAGTGATCGACATGTCCGGCCCGCTCGCGGTCGCTGCCGATGTCGGCGGTCGAATGGCCGATCCGGTGATCCGGGGTTCGCTGCGGACGCAAAATGCTCGCCTCGAGAGCCAGGTCACCGGAATGGTGGTCGACCAGCTGGCGGCGAGCGCGCGCTTCTCCGGGCCGCAGCTGATCTTCAGCCAGATTGCCGGCCGCACCAGCGGCGGCGGCTCGGTCAGCGGCAGCGGAAGCGTGACCTTCGCACAAGGGCAGGCGCTGATGAACCTCGCCTTCCGCGCGGAGGACGCCTTGCTGCTGAACCGCGACGATGTCGCTGCGCGGGTGACCGGCCCGCTGCGGCTTCGCTCCGACGCGAACGGCGGAATCATCTCCGGCGATTTCCGGCTCAACAAGGGCCGCTTCCAGCTTGGTCGGGCGAGCGCTGCCGCCGCCGTGCCGCGGCTCAACGTCCGCGAAACCGGGCTCGATGAAGATGAGGTGATCGAAAGGGCGGCCGTCCACCGCTGGCGGCTCGATCTAGACGTCGCCGGCAGCAACCTCGCCGTTACCGGCCTCGGCATCGACAGTCGGTGGACCACGGACCTCAAGATCGGCGGATTCGCGGACGCGCCACGCTTCACCGGCCGCGCCGACCTCGTCCAAGGCAATTACGATTTCGCCGGCCGCATCTTTCGCCTCGATCGGGGCGTCATCCGCTTCCAGGGCGAAAGCCCGCCCAATCCGCTGCTCGACATCCACGCGGAGGCTGCGGTCCAGGGGCTCGATGCCAATGTCATCGTGCAAGGCACAGGGCTTAAGCCGGAAATCACCTTCACCAGTTCGCCGGCTCTTCCGCAGGACGAGCTTTTGTCGCGCCTGCTGTTCGGCACGTCGATTACCAACCTCTCGGCACCCGAAGCGCTTCAGCTCGCGTCGGCGGTGGCGGCGCTGCAGTCGGGCTCCGGCAGCCTTGATCCGATCAACGCCTTGCGGCGCGCAGTCGGGCTCGACCGCCTCCGCATTGTCTCCGCAGACGTCGCGACTGGACAGAAGACGTCGATTGCCGCCGGCAAGTACATCACCCGCAGGCTGTTCGTCGAAGTCGTCACGGACGGGCAGGGCTATTCGGCGACCCAGGCGGAATATCAGATCACGCGGTGGATCTCGTTGCTCGCGACCCTCTCCACGATCGGTCGGTCCAGCACCAGCGTCCGCTTCAGCAAGGATTATTAG
- a CDS encoding amino acid permease: MPEEHRLKQSLSWPHLVALGVGAIVGTGILTLIGVGAGKAGPAVILSFAIAGIICACAALAYAEVATMIPASGAAYTYSYVVFGELLAWMVGVALILEYTLVVSAVAVGWSGYASGFLESVGLGLPAALINGPELGGVLNVPAIFIIFVVALALIAGTRESATVNAVLVLVKIAALALFIAVTLPVFDPAHFHPFMPNGFPRNGPPGHEVGVMAAAAIIFFAFYGFDAIATAAEEAKNPSRDLAIGIVGSMLVCVLIYMAVAAAAIGAVVYTGFADSAEPLALILREIGQDWAARILGASAVIALPTVILAFFYGQSRIFFTVARDGLLPPSLARVSSRGSPVRITIFTAIVCSVFAGLIPLTAIAALANAGTLAAFVAVCAAMLVLRRREPNAERRFRAPLAPLVGTVGILGCLYLFISLPNRTQIFFLAAQAIGLVLYFVYGSRAAERARSASASGSPQAPA, from the coding sequence ATGCCCGAGGAGCATCGGCTCAAGCAGTCTTTGTCCTGGCCTCACCTGGTCGCGCTCGGCGTCGGCGCGATCGTCGGCACCGGCATTTTGACGCTAATCGGCGTGGGCGCGGGGAAGGCGGGCCCGGCCGTCATCCTTTCGTTCGCGATCGCGGGAATCATCTGCGCCTGTGCGGCGCTCGCTTATGCCGAGGTCGCGACGATGATCCCGGCGTCCGGCGCCGCCTACACTTACTCCTACGTCGTGTTCGGTGAGCTTCTCGCCTGGATGGTCGGCGTGGCCCTGATCCTCGAATATACGCTTGTGGTCAGCGCAGTTGCCGTCGGCTGGTCAGGCTATGCTTCCGGGTTCCTGGAATCCGTCGGTCTCGGTTTGCCGGCAGCGCTGATCAACGGCCCCGAATTGGGCGGCGTCCTCAACGTACCCGCCATCTTCATCATTTTCGTCGTCGCTCTGGCGCTGATCGCCGGCACCCGGGAAAGCGCGACGGTCAACGCGGTCCTCGTGCTGGTCAAAATCGCGGCGCTCGCGCTGTTCATCGCCGTGACCCTGCCGGTGTTCGACCCGGCGCACTTCCACCCGTTCATGCCCAACGGCTTTCCGCGCAACGGACCTCCGGGTCACGAGGTCGGGGTGATGGCGGCCGCAGCGATCATCTTCTTCGCCTTCTACGGATTCGATGCGATCGCCACCGCCGCGGAGGAAGCCAAGAACCCGAGCCGCGATCTTGCCATCGGAATCGTCGGATCGATGTTGGTATGCGTGCTCATCTACATGGCGGTCGCTGCCGCTGCGATCGGTGCTGTCGTTTACACCGGCTTCGCGGACAGCGCCGAGCCGCTCGCTCTGATCCTGAGAGAGATCGGCCAGGACTGGGCGGCGCGGATCCTCGGGGCGTCCGCCGTGATCGCGCTGCCGACGGTGATCCTCGCCTTCTTCTACGGGCAGAGCCGCATCTTCTTCACCGTCGCGCGCGACGGCCTGCTGCCCCCCAGCCTTGCCCGTGTGTCCAGCCGCGGATCGCCGGTGCGGATCACCATCTTCACCGCGATCGTCTGCTCAGTATTCGCGGGGCTGATCCCGCTGACCGCTATCGCCGCGCTCGCGAACGCCGGCACGCTTGCTGCGTTCGTCGCCGTTTGCGCCGCAATGCTCGTCCTGCGGCGCCGCGAGCCCAACGCCGAGCGCCGCTTCCGCGCTCCGTTGGCGCCGCTGGTCGGCACGGTCGGCATTCTGGGCTGCCTTTACCTGTTCATCAGCCTGCCGAACCGAACGCAGATCTTCTTCCTCGCCGCACAAGCGATCGGTCTCGTCCTATACTTCGTCTACGGCAGCAGGGCCGCGGAACGGGCGCGGAGCGCTAGCGCTTCAGGAAGCCCTCAAGCTCCTGCTTGA
- a CDS encoding PilZ domain-containing protein, with amino-acid sequence MNIRAKIFGGQSRAEQPILKAKMPKGTKSDDLQSVAVPREESRRANSRGTDRHRLTAETVELSHEGTRHQVTLVNLSGGGAMISGQIAAKLWDRVDLHLGEHGTIECAVRWIRGDRIGLEFAHETQLDCSDDQRAAVLRDAISRSFPDMDFVAATDQPAGAARQEPGDEQRRAPRHPLIWSGTLYHDYQTSTVRVRNISATGAMLECREPVRVGAEPLLELGPAVSVSGTVTWAVGDQVGLRFHSEFDMALLGRSSPAVAPSEWVRPAYLNRVDALDSPWDPRWQRLSVPELKQELEGFLKR; translated from the coding sequence ATGAATATCAGAGCGAAGATCTTTGGCGGGCAGAGCCGCGCGGAGCAGCCGATCCTGAAGGCCAAGATGCCAAAGGGCACGAAGAGCGACGACTTGCAAAGCGTCGCCGTGCCGCGGGAAGAAAGCCGGCGCGCCAATAGCCGCGGCACCGATCGTCACCGACTTACCGCAGAGACGGTGGAACTCAGCCACGAGGGCACCCGCCACCAGGTCACGCTCGTGAACCTCTCCGGTGGCGGAGCGATGATCAGCGGTCAAATCGCCGCCAAGTTGTGGGACCGCGTCGACCTCCACCTCGGCGAGCACGGCACCATCGAATGTGCCGTCCGCTGGATTCGCGGCGACCGCATCGGCCTGGAATTCGCCCACGAGACTCAGCTCGACTGTTCGGACGACCAGCGCGCCGCCGTGCTCCGCGACGCGATCAGCCGCTCCTTTCCCGATATGGATTTCGTCGCAGCGACCGACCAACCCGCCGGGGCCGCAAGGCAGGAGCCCGGCGATGAGCAGCGGCGCGCGCCGCGACATCCTCTGATCTGGTCCGGCACGCTCTATCACGATTACCAGACGTCGACCGTTCGCGTCCGCAACATCTCCGCGACGGGCGCGATGCTCGAGTGCCGCGAGCCGGTAAGGGTCGGCGCCGAACCCCTGCTGGAGCTTGGCCCCGCGGTTTCGGTGTCAGGCACTGTCACCTGGGCGGTCGGCGATCAGGTCGGCCTGCGGTTCCACTCCGAATTCGACATGGCCCTGCTGGGCCGCTCGTCGCCCGCGGTGGCGCCGAGCGAATGGGTTCGCCCGGCCTACCTCAATAGGGTCGACGCACTCGATTCACCCTGGGACCCGCGGTGGCAGCGGCTATCGGTGCCTGAGCTCAAGCAGGAGCTTGAGGGCTTCCTGAAGCGCTAG
- the glnA gene encoding type I glutamate--ammonia ligase produces the protein MANDAGTILSRIKDEEIEWVDLRFTDPKGKWQHLTMASGVIDEDQLTDGFMFDGSSIAGWKAINESDMILKPDLDAAYVDPFSATPMMVLFCNVVEPSTGELYGRDPRSTATRAEAYLKQTGIGDTVFVGPEAEFFMFDDVRFEDGYNVSYYRIDDIELPTNTGREYEGGNQAHRPRAKGGYFPVAPVDSAQDIRAEMVSTMLDMGLPCDKHHHEVAASQHELGLTYGGLVETADRMQIYKYVVHMVAHAYGKTATFMPKPIAKDNGSGMHTHFSIWKDGKPLFAGNGYAGLSEMALNFIGGVIKHARALNAFTNPTTNSYKRLVPGFEAPVLLAYSSRNRSASCRIPYGTGEKSKRVEFRFPDAMANPYLAYAAIMMAGLDGIQNRIHPGDPMDKNLYDLPPQELVNVPTVCGSLREALVSLAADRAFLTRGDVFSDDQIDSYIELKWDEVMRWETTPSPVEFDMYYSS, from the coding sequence ATGGCCAACGACGCAGGCACGATCCTTTCGCGCATCAAGGACGAGGAAATCGAGTGGGTCGACCTCCGGTTCACCGATCCCAAGGGGAAGTGGCAGCACCTGACCATGGCCTCCGGCGTCATCGATGAGGACCAGCTGACCGACGGTTTCATGTTCGACGGCTCGTCCATCGCCGGCTGGAAGGCGATCAACGAGAGCGACATGATCCTGAAGCCGGATCTCGACGCGGCCTATGTCGACCCGTTCAGCGCGACGCCGATGATGGTGTTGTTCTGCAACGTCGTGGAGCCTTCGACCGGCGAGCTTTACGGCCGGGACCCGCGTTCGACGGCCACGCGCGCCGAAGCCTATCTGAAGCAGACCGGCATCGGCGACACCGTGTTCGTCGGGCCTGAAGCCGAATTCTTCATGTTCGACGACGTGCGCTTCGAGGACGGCTACAACGTCAGCTATTACCGGATCGACGATATCGAGCTGCCGACCAACACCGGCCGCGAATATGAAGGCGGCAACCAGGCGCACCGGCCGCGCGCGAAGGGCGGCTACTTCCCGGTCGCGCCGGTCGACAGCGCCCAGGACATCCGCGCCGAGATGGTCTCGACCATGCTCGACATGGGCCTGCCGTGCGACAAGCATCACCATGAAGTCGCCGCGTCGCAGCATGAGCTCGGCCTTACCTACGGTGGCCTCGTCGAGACCGCCGACCGCATGCAGATCTACAAATATGTCGTGCACATGGTGGCCCATGCCTACGGCAAGACGGCGACCTTCATGCCCAAGCCGATCGCTAAGGATAATGGCAGCGGCATGCACACCCACTTTTCGATCTGGAAGGACGGCAAGCCGCTGTTCGCCGGGAACGGCTATGCCGGCCTTAGCGAGATGGCGCTCAATTTCATCGGCGGCGTCATCAAGCACGCCCGCGCGCTGAACGCCTTCACGAATCCGACGACCAACAGCTACAAGCGGCTGGTGCCGGGCTTCGAGGCGCCGGTCCTGCTCGCCTATTCAAGCCGCAACCGGTCGGCGTCCTGCCGCATCCCCTACGGCACGGGCGAGAAGTCGAAGCGGGTCGAGTTCCGCTTCCCCGATGCGATGGCCAACCCATATCTCGCTTATGCGGCGATCATGATGGCGGGGCTCGACGGCATCCAGAACCGCATCCACCCCGGCGATCCGATGGACAAGAACCTCTACGACCTGCCGCCGCAGGAGCTGGTGAACGTGCCCACCGTGTGCGGCTCGCTTCGCGAAGCGCTCGTCAGCCTTGCCGCCGACCGCGCCTTCCTGACCCGCGGAGACGTCTTCAGCGACGACCAGATCGACAGCTATATCGAGCTGAAGTGGGACGAAGTGATGCGCTGGGAAACGACACCGAGCCCGGTCGAATTCGACATGTATTATTCTTCTTAA
- the petA gene encoding ubiquinol-cytochrome c reductase iron-sulfur subunit has product MNEENGVRRRDFLNVAAVSFAGVGGVVALAPLLIQMAPSADVLALSTTEVDIAKVQPGQGIKVSWRKQPVFIRNLTPKEIAEANAVPMSHLRDPQTLAQRTKPGKANWLITLGVCTHLGCVPLGIGEGENRGPFGGYFCPCHGSAYDTAARIRSGPAPINLVVPEYSFTGPTTVVIGAEG; this is encoded by the coding sequence ATGAATGAGGAAAACGGGGTTCGCCGGCGCGACTTTCTCAATGTCGCCGCTGTGAGCTTCGCTGGCGTGGGCGGCGTCGTCGCCCTTGCGCCGTTGCTTATCCAGATGGCGCCGTCGGCGGACGTCCTGGCGCTGTCGACGACTGAAGTCGACATCGCCAAGGTCCAGCCGGGGCAAGGCATCAAGGTTAGCTGGCGCAAGCAGCCGGTGTTCATCCGCAACCTGACGCCCAAGGAGATCGCCGAGGCGAATGCCGTGCCGATGTCGCACCTTCGCGATCCGCAGACGCTCGCACAGCGCACCAAGCCCGGCAAGGCAAACTGGCTGATCACGCTCGGCGTCTGCACGCACCTCGGCTGCGTGCCGCTCGGCATCGGCGAGGGTGAGAACCGCGGACCGTTCGGCGGCTATTTCTGCCCGTGCCACGGGTCAGCCTACGACACTGCAGCGCGCATCCGGTCCGGCCCCGCGCCGATCAACCTGGTGGTGCCGGAATATTCGTTCACGGGGCCGACGACCGTCGTCATCGGCGCGGAGGGGTAA
- a CDS encoding cytochrome b/b6, producing the protein MSFSWAKAYEPKHPLMRWFDDRLPLPRLVYGAIGGGYPVPRNLNYFWNFGVLAGIFLMIQIITGIVLAMHYTASVEGAFNSVEHIMRDVNAGWLLRYVHMNGASFFFIVTYVHIFRGLYYGSYKAPRELVWMLGLVIYLLMMATAFMGYVLPWGQMSYWGAQVITGFFSAFPIVGEPLRVFLLGGYAPDQAALSRFFALHYLLPFVIAAVVILHIWALHIPGSSNPTGVDVKDERDTLPFHPYYTAKDGWFAGAVLLVFALVTFFTPNLLGHPDNYIPANPLATPAHIVPEWYFWPFYAILRAFTVDFILPAKLWGVLAMFSAILLLFFLPWLDKSPVRSGSYRPVFKRFFWILVADILLLGVCGVMPVEQPWIALSQIATMYYFLHFLVILPLVSAFETPLPLPSSISESVLHGEEAEAAPAGSKKRPAAGATTAAE; encoded by the coding sequence ATGAGTTTTTCCTGGGCGAAGGCCTACGAACCCAAGCACCCGCTCATGCGCTGGTTCGACGACCGGCTGCCGCTTCCGCGCCTGGTCTACGGGGCGATCGGCGGCGGCTATCCGGTGCCGCGCAACCTCAACTACTTCTGGAATTTCGGCGTCCTCGCCGGGATCTTCCTGATGATCCAGATCATCACCGGGATCGTCCTGGCGATGCATTATACGGCGTCGGTCGAAGGCGCGTTCAATTCGGTCGAGCACATCATGCGCGACGTGAACGCGGGTTGGCTGCTCCGCTATGTTCACATGAACGGGGCGAGCTTCTTCTTCATCGTCACCTACGTCCACATCTTCCGCGGCCTCTACTACGGTTCGTACAAAGCGCCGCGTGAGCTGGTTTGGATGCTCGGCCTCGTCATCTACCTGCTGATGATGGCGACCGCCTTCATGGGCTACGTGCTTCCCTGGGGCCAGATGAGCTACTGGGGCGCGCAGGTCATCACCGGCTTCTTCTCGGCCTTCCCGATCGTCGGCGAGCCGCTGCGGGTCTTCCTGCTCGGCGGCTATGCGCCGGACCAGGCTGCGCTCAGCCGGTTCTTCGCGCTTCACTATCTGCTTCCGTTCGTGATCGCCGCCGTGGTGATCCTGCACATCTGGGCGCTTCACATCCCCGGTTCGAGCAACCCGACCGGCGTCGATGTGAAGGACGAGCGCGACACTTTGCCGTTCCATCCTTACTATACGGCGAAGGACGGCTGGTTCGCCGGCGCGGTGCTGCTGGTATTCGCGTTGGTCACCTTCTTCACGCCGAACCTTCTCGGCCACCCCGACAATTACATTCCGGCAAACCCGCTGGCGACACCGGCGCACATCGTGCCGGAATGGTATTTCTGGCCGTTCTACGCGATCCTTCGCGCCTTCACGGTGGACTTCATCCTGCCCGCGAAGCTGTGGGGCGTGCTCGCCATGTTCTCGGCGATCCTGCTGCTCTTCTTCCTGCCGTGGCTGGACAAGTCGCCGGTGCGCTCGGGTTCCTACAGGCCGGTGTTCAAGCGCTTCTTCTGGATCCTCGTCGCCGACATCCTCCTTCTTGGCGTCTGCGGCGTGATGCCGGTCGAGCAGCCGTGGATCGCGCTCAGCCAAATCGCGACCATGTATTATTTCCTTCACTTCCTGGTGATCCTGCCGCTGGTGTCGGCCTTTGAAACGCCGCTTCCGCTGCCGAGCTCGATCAGTGAATCGGTGCTCCACGGCGAAGAGGCCGAAGCGGCGCCCGCCGGATCGAAGAAGCGCCCCGCGGCCGGCGCAACGACTGCAGCCGAGTAA
- a CDS encoding cytochrome c1, producing the protein MRFILGFIGVVFAGILAISLISSGLDYFNNPPEETAQHKLHKHPKDLHLASDGAFGKFDNAQLQRGFQVYTEVCAACHALERVSFRDLHALGYSEAEIKKIASDWKTQVPSINPDTGEVAGRKALPSDRFPSPFANETAARAANNNAYPPDLSLITKSREGGAAYIYSLLTGYQNQSPALVKEFPDAKTPAGLHYNPYFANLNIAMPPPLTSNGQVTYADGTPATVDQMAKDVSAFLVWAGEPKLDSRRASGLAVTIFLLIASILGYLAYRQTWHQVKRGVRVTGALDPENQAKSRHAKADAGIAG; encoded by the coding sequence ATGCGTTTCATCCTCGGCTTCATCGGCGTCGTCTTCGCCGGGATCCTCGCCATCTCGCTGATCAGCAGCGGGCTCGATTACTTCAACAATCCGCCCGAAGAGACGGCTCAGCACAAGCTGCACAAGCATCCGAAGGACCTGCACCTCGCCAGCGACGGCGCGTTCGGCAAGTTCGACAATGCCCAGCTGCAGCGCGGCTTCCAGGTGTACACGGAGGTCTGCGCGGCCTGCCACGCGCTCGAGCGCGTTTCCTTCCGGGACCTCCATGCGCTTGGCTATAGCGAGGCGGAGATCAAGAAGATCGCGTCCGACTGGAAGACGCAGGTGCCGTCGATCAATCCTGACACGGGTGAAGTTGCGGGCCGCAAGGCGCTGCCGTCCGACCGCTTCCCGTCGCCGTTCGCCAACGAAACTGCGGCGCGTGCGGCGAACAACAACGCCTATCCGCCGGACCTGTCGCTGATCACCAAATCGCGTGAGGGTGGGGCTGCCTACATCTATTCGCTGCTGACCGGATATCAGAACCAGTCGCCGGCGCTGGTGAAGGAATTCCCGGACGCGAAGACGCCTGCGGGGCTGCACTACAACCCCTATTTCGCCAACCTCAACATCGCCATGCCGCCGCCGCTCACCAGCAACGGGCAGGTCACTTATGCCGACGGTACGCCGGCCACGGTCGACCAGATGGCGAAGGACGTCTCGGCGTTCCTCGTTTGGGCCGGTGAGCCGAAGCTGGACTCGCGCCGCGCCTCGGGACTTGCCGTTACGATCTTCCTGCTGATCGCGTCGATCCTCGGCTATCTGGCTTATCGCCAGACCTGGCATCAGGTGAAGCGGGGCGTCCGGGTCACTGGGGCACTCGATCCGGAGAACCAGGCGAAGAGCCGCCACGCGAAAGCCGATGCTGGCATCGCGGGCTGA